The segment AAAGAGTTTAAAAAATATACAAAGGGTAAAAAGACGAAATAAATATCTTTTAAAAAGAAAAAAATCCCTAAAACCCGAAGTAATTTCAAAATCTCAAATGCAAGGGAGTTTTTGAAAATTCTATTTAAGGCTTTAGGGATTGTAAAAATTATACGTTGAATCTAAATTCTACAACGTCCCCATCTTTCATTACATAATCTTTTCCTTCCAATCTGTAAAAGCCTTTTTCTTTAGCTACAGATTCAGAACCACATTCAACTAATTTGTCAAAAGATACTATTTCAGCTCGAATAAAGCCTCTTTCTATGTCTGAGTGTATTTTACCAGCAGCTTTTGGAGCTTTTGTTCCTTCTGTTATTGTCCATGCTCTAACTTCTTTTTCTCCAGCAGTTAAAAAACTAATAAGTCCTAATAATTTATAGCTTGCATGAATTAACTTGTTAAGACCTGGTTCTTCAAGTCCATATTCTTTAAGCATTTCTGCTTTTTCTTCATCGCTTAATGTTGAAAGCTCTTCTTCTAATTTTGCACATACTGTTATTACTTCAGAATTTTCTTCTGCTGCATACTCTTTGACTTTTTTTACAAGGGCATTTTCAGTATTGCCATCCATTAAGTCATCTTCACATATATTTGCAGCATACAAGACTGGTTTTGAAGTTAATAAAAATAAATCATCTACAAACTCTTTTTCATCTTCATTAAGCTCTAAAGTCCTAACAGGTTTATTATTTTCTAAATGAGATTTGATTTTTTCCATTAATGATAAATCAGATTTTGCTTTTTTATCTCCAGAACGGGCTAATTTTACTACTTTTTCTAATCTTCTTTCA is part of the Haloimpatiens sp. FM7315 genome and harbors:
- the ychF gene encoding redox-regulated ATPase YchF, coding for MKLGIVGLPNVGKSTLFNAITKAGAESANYPFCTIEPNVGVVSVPDKRIDVLEKMYNAKKKVYTSIEFYDIAGLVRGASKGEGLGNKFLSHIREVSSIVHVVRCFEDSNIVHVDGSVDPIRDIETINLELIFSDLEVLERRLEKVVKLARSGDKKAKSDLSLMEKIKSHLENNKPVRTLELNEDEKEFVDDLFLLTSKPVLYAANICEDDLMDGNTENALVKKVKEYAAEENSEVITVCAKLEEELSTLSDEEKAEMLKEYGLEEPGLNKLIHASYKLLGLISFLTAGEKEVRAWTITEGTKAPKAAGKIHSDIERGFIRAEIVSFDKLVECGSESVAKEKGFYRLEGKDYVMKDGDVVEFRFNV